One stretch of Roseimicrobium sp. ORNL1 DNA includes these proteins:
- a CDS encoding FkbM family methyltransferase — protein MGLYEHELNGWLDQALPKVTRILDVGANDGYFAFGCAAAFQRLNIAGDIIAYEPQSVHCDTLQKTIPLQAPGQPQVKVVQAFVGAKDNGIDTVTLDASDASDRTRTLIKIDVEGAEEDVLAGAQSWLAPSNLFLIEVHAEHFLDTIPKMFAKHGLKLNRVDQQPLPLLGREVRDESNWWLVSDLS, from the coding sequence ATGGGACTGTACGAACACGAGCTCAATGGGTGGCTGGATCAGGCGCTGCCCAAAGTGACGAGGATCCTGGATGTGGGAGCCAATGACGGCTACTTCGCCTTCGGTTGTGCTGCGGCATTCCAGCGGTTGAACATCGCCGGCGACATTATCGCTTACGAGCCCCAGTCGGTGCATTGTGACACTTTGCAAAAGACCATTCCTCTCCAAGCGCCAGGCCAGCCACAAGTGAAAGTGGTGCAAGCGTTTGTGGGAGCAAAGGATAACGGCATCGATACGGTCACGCTTGACGCCAGCGATGCTTCGGATCGAACCCGTACGCTCATCAAGATCGATGTCGAAGGGGCAGAAGAAGATGTGCTCGCCGGAGCGCAGTCCTGGCTTGCACCTTCCAACCTCTTTCTCATCGAGGTGCATGCCGAGCACTTTCTCGACACCATTCCGAAAATGTTCGCCAAACACGGACTTAAACTGAATCGTGTGGATCAGCAGCCGCTTCCGCTGCTGGGGCGTGAGGTCAGGGATGAATCCAATTGGTGGCTGGTGTCCGACCTTTCCTGA
- a CDS encoding glycosyltransferase family 4 protein has translation METWNKLDGRFSSAAGELAARHQTDLLLYSPYAWEAFTRSYRHQPKRVLFQYHPHIGTERRILDADAARHPGYGESFAQHEEYQLPEHLARRERDAWKHADLIFCASSFTRDSLLAAGCDASRCRVVPYGIDVLPPGELQPPPQTFQALFVGSGGQRKGLHHLLMAWRNAKLPAGSRLTLVCRVLDQGIKTLLEGLKNVTLIQGLGARELQELYAKSTLFVMPSLVEGFGQVYLEALAHGCPVLGTANTCLPDIGTEREGVFLTPSADVDALVSRLEALGQNLPGNAEIRRAARALAAAYPWQGFRKMIRHHLAG, from the coding sequence GTGGAAACATGGAACAAGCTCGACGGGCGCTTTTCATCAGCGGCCGGCGAACTCGCGGCACGGCACCAAACCGACTTGCTTCTCTATAGCCCGTACGCATGGGAGGCCTTCACAAGGTCGTACCGGCACCAGCCAAAGCGTGTACTGTTTCAGTATCATCCTCACATTGGCACCGAGCGCCGTATTCTCGACGCAGACGCTGCTCGACATCCCGGATACGGTGAGTCCTTCGCGCAACATGAGGAATACCAATTACCAGAACATCTCGCACGGCGTGAACGTGACGCCTGGAAGCATGCGGATCTGATTTTTTGCGCCAGCAGCTTCACCAGAGATTCGCTCCTCGCTGCGGGTTGTGATGCAAGCCGTTGCCGTGTCGTGCCCTATGGAATAGACGTCCTGCCGCCAGGAGAGTTGCAGCCACCGCCTCAAACTTTTCAGGCGTTGTTCGTTGGCTCAGGTGGCCAGCGCAAGGGACTGCACCACCTGCTCATGGCCTGGCGAAACGCAAAACTTCCGGCTGGCAGCAGGCTAACCCTGGTCTGTCGTGTGCTCGATCAGGGTATCAAAACGCTTCTTGAAGGTTTGAAAAACGTCACCCTGATCCAAGGTCTTGGAGCGCGGGAACTCCAGGAGCTCTACGCGAAAAGCACGCTGTTTGTGATGCCGTCTTTGGTCGAAGGATTTGGACAGGTCTATCTCGAAGCTCTCGCCCACGGATGTCCCGTGCTCGGCACCGCAAACACCTGCCTGCCGGATATCGGGACAGAGCGTGAAGGGGTATTCCTGACTCCCTCCGCAGACGTTGATGCACTTGTTTCGCGTCTGGAGGCGCTTGGCCAAAACCTCCCGGGGAATGCGGAAATCCGTCGGGCTGCCCGAGCTTTGGCAGCGGCTTATCCATGGCAGGGCTTTCGCAAGATGATCCGCCATCATCTGGCAGGCTGA
- a CDS encoding glycosyltransferase → MSTASGTVDVTAIMPAHTRVQETLKSLERIHACSPSPAEILVLVDGGNEALVRVIRNAFPAVTILESTETLGPGGARNRLLHTARHDLVASFDDDSYPAHDDFFAALVTDFEQHPHADMLSANVLERSRPVDPALTSVRRAATFVGCGCAYRRSVFLKTSGYVPLPLAYGMEEADLALRLYAMNSVILQSPNLRVYHDTSLAHRFSSDVNAAVTANSALLVFLRYPVILWPLGILKLARTIIDLAKQKRFAGIWRGIANIPRACAIHRAYRKPLSSVTIFSYLKFRRRCALGNVAP, encoded by the coding sequence ATGAGCACAGCTTCAGGCACGGTCGATGTCACGGCAATCATGCCTGCCCACACACGGGTGCAGGAAACGCTCAAGAGCCTGGAGCGCATTCATGCGTGCAGTCCCTCACCGGCTGAAATTCTTGTGCTTGTAGATGGTGGCAACGAAGCCCTGGTCCGCGTGATCAGGAATGCCTTCCCCGCGGTCACCATCCTCGAGTCCACGGAAACCCTTGGGCCAGGTGGAGCGCGCAACCGCCTTCTGCACACAGCCCGTCATGACCTGGTCGCCAGCTTCGATGACGACTCCTATCCGGCCCATGATGATTTTTTCGCGGCCCTGGTCACGGATTTCGAACAGCATCCGCACGCAGACATGCTTTCAGCAAATGTGCTCGAGCGCTCCCGGCCTGTAGACCCTGCTCTCACCTCAGTCCGCCGCGCCGCCACCTTTGTCGGATGCGGATGTGCCTACCGGCGCAGTGTCTTTCTGAAGACTTCCGGCTATGTGCCACTGCCTCTGGCCTACGGCATGGAGGAAGCCGACCTGGCCTTGCGGCTCTACGCCATGAACAGCGTGATACTTCAATCTCCCAATCTCAGGGTGTATCATGATACGAGCCTCGCGCATCGGTTCTCCAGCGACGTCAATGCTGCTGTGACTGCCAATTCCGCGCTCCTGGTGTTTCTTCGCTATCCAGTCATCCTTTGGCCATTGGGAATTTTGAAACTGGCGAGAACCATCATCGACCTCGCGAAGCAAAAGCGGTTTGCAGGCATCTGGCGCGGTATTGCAAACATCCCTCGCGCGTGCGCGATCCATCGCGCGTATCGCAAGCCCTTGAGCAGTGTCACCATTTTCTCCTACCTGAAATTCAGAAGGCGCTGCGCTCTCGGGAACGTCGCTCCGTGA
- a CDS encoding FkbM family methyltransferase produces the protein MSKLRHQIARLVYGSSRLQQIRLMSQVKSAPDLLRSVQWFLKGLIQSETEVATPHGHFRVSTLDTAVARDLYISGKFEEDILTRAFSILEQHGLLKERKVDVLLDVGANIGVTCISLMEMGLVRRAVAIEPDNLNHRLLVTNIKKNGKTECIADIQAAVSDFEGTAELEISATNYGDHRIRMEQAHSHRDVYAENSRNISKVPVKMLDGILAGLPPDYRSASTLLWMDVQGHECRVMDGAANLLRQGIPTVMELWPYGMQRAGVTLQDLHQRLVQNWKSVANLNVDKRPTPIHEWQAIAHNLTRPGDYTNLLLLP, from the coding sequence ATGTCTAAGTTGCGCCACCAGATCGCCCGGTTGGTGTACGGCTCCAGCCGACTCCAGCAGATTCGACTGATGTCCCAAGTCAAGAGTGCGCCGGACCTGTTGCGCTCCGTGCAATGGTTTCTGAAAGGACTCATTCAGTCAGAGACCGAGGTTGCCACGCCGCATGGCCATTTCCGCGTCTCCACGTTGGACACCGCTGTCGCGCGTGATCTTTACATCAGCGGAAAGTTTGAAGAGGACATCCTGACGCGCGCCTTCTCCATCTTGGAACAACATGGACTACTCAAGGAACGCAAAGTAGATGTCCTGCTGGACGTGGGCGCAAACATTGGTGTAACCTGTATTTCACTCATGGAGATGGGTTTGGTCCGTCGGGCTGTGGCCATCGAGCCGGACAATCTCAATCACCGTCTCCTGGTGACCAACATCAAGAAGAACGGAAAGACCGAATGCATTGCAGACATCCAGGCTGCAGTCTCTGATTTTGAAGGAACTGCGGAGCTCGAAATCAGCGCCACCAACTACGGGGACCACCGCATCCGCATGGAGCAAGCCCATTCCCACAGAGATGTCTACGCGGAGAATTCCCGCAACATCTCCAAGGTGCCCGTGAAAATGCTCGACGGCATCCTGGCTGGGCTTCCCCCAGACTATCGCTCCGCCAGCACCCTGCTCTGGATGGACGTCCAGGGCCACGAGTGCCGCGTGATGGACGGCGCAGCAAACCTACTGCGCCAGGGCATCCCCACCGTGATGGAACTGTGGCCGTATGGCATGCAGCGTGCCGGTGTCACGTTGCAAGATCTTCACCAGCGCCTTGTGCAAAACTGGAAAAGCGTCGCTAATCTGAACGTGGATAAACGACCCACCCCGATCCACGAGTGGCAGGCCATTGCCCACAACCTTACACGACCGGGTGACTACACGAACCTGCTACTGCTCCCCTAA